The proteins below come from a single Balaenoptera acutorostrata chromosome 2, mBalAcu1.1, whole genome shotgun sequence genomic window:
- the LINGO3 gene encoding leucine-rich repeat and immunoglobulin-like domain-containing nogo receptor-interacting protein 3: MTCWLCVLSLQLLLLPAAPPPAGGCPARCECTAQMRAVACPRRRLTAVPDGIPAETRLLELSRNRIRCLNPGDLAALPLLEELDLSENVIAHVEPGAFANLPRLRVLRLRGNLLKLIPPGVFTHLDNLTLLDLSENKLVILLDYTFQDLHSLRRLEMGDNDLVFISRRAFAGLLALEELTLERCNLTALSGESLGHLRGLGALRLRHLAIAALEDQNFQRLPGLLHLEIDNWPLLEEVAAGSLRGLNLTSLSVTHTNITAVPAAALRHQAHLTCLNLSHNPISTVPRGSFRDLVRLRELHLAGALLAVVEPQAFLGLRQIRLLNVSNNLLSTLEESTFHSVNTLETLRVDGNPLACDCRLLWIVQRRKTLNFDGRLPACATPAEVRGDALRNLPDSVLFEYFVCRKPKIRERRLQHVTAAAGDDVRFQCRAEGEPAPTVAWVTPRHRAVTAASAGRARVLPGGTLQIRDARPGDSGTYTCVASNAGGNDTYFATLSVQPEPAANRTPGEGRNDTQAAARFPLDLTTILVSTAMGCITFLGVVLFCFLLLFVWSRGRGQHKNNFSVEYSFPKVDGPATATGQGGARKFNMKMI, from the coding sequence ATGACCTGCTGGCTGTGTGTCCTGAGCCTGCAGCTCCTGCTTCtgcccgcggccccgccccccgctGGGGGCTGCCCGGCCCGCTGCGAGTGTACAGCGCAGATGCGCGCGGTAGCCTGTCCCCGGCGCCGGCTGACCGCGGTGCCCGACGGCATCCCGGCCGAGACGCGCCTGCTAGAGCTCAGCCGCAACCGCATCCGCTGCCTGAACCCGGGCGACCTGGCCGCCCTGCCGCTGCTGGAGGAGCTGGACCTGAGCGAGAACGTGATCGCGCACGTGGAGCCCGGCGCCTTCGCCAACCTGCCGCGTCTGCGAGTGCTGCGCCTCCGCGGCAACCTGCTGAAGCTCATCCCGCCCGGCGTCTTCACGCACCTGGACAACCTCACGCTGCTGGACCTGAGCGAGAACAAGCTGGTCATCCTCCTGGACTACACCTTCCAGGACCTGCACAGCCTCCGCCGGCTGGAGATGGGCGACAACGACCTGGTGTTCATCTCGCGTCGGGCCTTCGCGGGGCTGCTGGCGCTTGAGGAGCTGACCCTGGAGCGCTGCAACCTGACGGCGCTGTCGGGCGAGTCGCTGGGCCACCTGCGGGGCCTGGGCGCCCTGCGGCTGCGGCACCTGGCCATCGCCGCCCTGGAGGATCAGAACTTCCAGCGGCTCCCGGGCCTGCTGCACCTGGAGATCGACAACTGGCCGCTGCTGGAGGAGGTGGCCGCCGGCAGCCTGCGGGGGCTCAACCTGACCTCGCTGTCTGTCACGCACACCAACATCACCGCCGTGCCGGCCGCCGCCCTGCGCCACCAGGCCCACCTCACCTGCCTCAATCTCTCGCACAACCCCATCAGCACGGTGCCGCGAGGGTCCTTCCGCGACCTGGTGCGCCTGCGTGAGCTGCACCTGGCCGGGGCCCTGCTGGCCGTGGTGGAGCCGCAGGCCTTCCTGGGGCTGCGGCAGATCCGCCTACTCAACGTCTCTAACAACCTGCTGTCCACGCTGGAGGAGAGCACCTTCCACTCGGTCAACACGCTGGAGACGCTGCGCGTGGACGGGAACCCGCTGGCCTGCGACTGTCGCCTGCTCTGGATCGTGCAGCGCCGCAAGACCCTCAACTTCGACGGCCGCCTGCCGGCCTGCGCCACCCCAGCCGAGGTCCGCGGCGACGCGCTGCGCAACCTGCCGGACTCGGTGCTCTTCGAGTACTTCGTGTGCCGCAAGCCCAAGATCCGCGAGCGGCGGCTGCAGCATGTCACGGCGGCCGCGGGCGACGACGTGCGCTTCCAGTGCCGCGCCGAGGGCGAGCCGGCGCCCACCGTGGCCTGGGTGACGCCGCGCCACCGCGCGGTGACCGCCGCCAGCGCCGGCCGGGCGCGCGTGCTGCCGGGCGGCACGCTGCAGATCCGGGACGCGCGGCCAGGGGACAGCGGCACCTACACGTGCGTGGCCAGCAACGCGGGCGGCAACGACACCTACTTCGCCACGCTGAGCGTGCAGCCCGAGCCGGCCGCCAACCGGACCCCGGGCGAGGGCCGCAACGACACGCAGGCGGCCGCGCGCTTCCCTCTGGACCTCACCACCATCCTGGTGTCTACCGCCATGGGCTGCATCACCTTCCTGGGCGTCGTCCTCTTCTGCTTCCTGCTTCTCTTCGTGTGGAGCCGCGGCCGCGGGCAGCACAAGAACAACTTCTCGGTGGAGTACTCTTTCCCCAAGGTGGACGGGCCCGCCACGGCTACCGGCCAGGGAGGCGCCCGCAAGTTCAACATGAAGATGATCTAA